GCATTGATAAGCTTTTGCGGGTTTGCCGTTGTGTACCCTATCCAGTAATGCTGATTGGTAAAGTTGTCTACCTTCACACCGATCCTGAATTTTTTTGCATCGTAAAAAGCATTGGCATTTAATACGAAGTAAGTGGGAAGTGTGAATTTATCAATATTGCTGGTTACCGGATTTAACTGGTTAAAGATTTTATTTTCACTTGCATAATTTCCCCCGATACCAACTCCGAAACCTTTGAATTTTCCATCCAGAAACTGGTAACTTGCATTAAAATTGGCTAACCAGGGTGATCCTCCTGTGCTTGGTCTTAATCCTGAAGCTACATCTTTTATGTCATTGTAAGCAATACCTCCGATAAGCGAGAAACCTTTAATCAAATAGGCATTTACTTCCAATTCAACCCCTTTGCTGTGCGTTTCACCGGCCTGGGTCTGAACGGAAGTCCCCGTAGGAGTAAACTGCCCTGTCCCAATCAAAAGGTTCTTTACTTTGATATCATAGTAACTTACCGATGCATTAATTTTCCCGTTGATAAGGTTAGCTTTGAAACCTCCTTCAAACTGATTGGCTCTTTCAGGATCAGCCAGTGCTATGCTTCCTGCGAAATCCTGCGTATAATATCCGTTACTTTTGAAACTGTTCTGATAGTTTCCGAAAACGGAGAATTTATCCGGAATGATCTGATACACCAAACCTGCTTTGGGAGACCATGCAGATTGATTATACCCTTCAACAACAGACATGAAATATTTACCTTCTTTTGCATTATTGCTTTCGTAACGAAGCCCAAAAACGATATTAAGGCCTGTAACAGGTGTGAAGACGTTGGAAATATATCCGCTGTATGTATTGATGTCTGCATCACTGTCAAAATTCCCGATATTTGAAGGATTGCCGTAAAGGTTGCCTAATACAGTGCCGTTGAAATCTGAATAATCTGCTCCGTTTGCAGGAACAGGATTGTTAAAACTGCCTGCACCACTTACCGTTAAATAAATATAACGCGACCTGTCTTTTGTCTTCAGATAATCAAAACCTACTACCGTCCTGTTTCTCATACCGTTTCCGAAAGTATAATCGAAATTAAAATTCTGCTGAGCCTGGAAATATTTTTTCCGGCTGTCTCTTGTCCCCTGGTCGAACCTTGAAACAGTCAATGAATTATCGGTGGCTAAACCAACCGAAAAGTAAGGCCCGAAACCATCCGAGTAACTTGAAGAACTATTGATGTTTGTAGAAGACTTAATGTTGTCATTGATCTTATAATTGATCTGGCCGAAGATGTTATTTACCCTTGCTGTGGTGTAAAGATCATCCCCGATGTAAGATTCTTTATAATTCAATCCCTTCTTTTCCAGATCCTTCATATTATCAACTCCTAAAGCCGGTGAAAGATAGAAGAAAAAAGGATCCCCGACAGCTCTTGTATTGAACATTTCATATTCCACATTAAACTGCAATCTGTCATTTACATTATATGTTAATGACGGAGTAAAAGCAAAGTATGAGTTTTTTGCATCCGTCTTCTGGAATGTTCCTTCGTTGGTGTAAGCCGTATTGATTCTGAAAAGTAATTTTTTATCTTTCGTAAGCGGTGCATTTACATCAGCCTGAGCCCTGTAGGTATTATAGCTCCCGCCCATTAAACTTACCTGGCCTTCGAAGCTGTCAAAAGGTTTTTTTGTAATTCTGTTGATCAGACCTCCATAAGATGCCACGTTACTTCCGTATAAAGTTCCTGAAGGGCCTTTTAGAACCTCCAGCCTTTCAATGTTGATCGCATCTATTGTCGTGGTAACAGGAGATACCAATCCGTTTCTCAAAGAGTTATTGGAAGGAAATCCTCTTAATACGACAAAAGATCCTCCGTCGCCGGCTCTGCTCGTTGCTGTCCACATTTTCTGTAATCCAGTAACGTTTCTGTACGCATCGTCAATCGTGAAAATTGCCTGATTTTCTAAAATAGTTCTATTGATAGACGAAAAAACCTGTGGGTCTTCGATCGCCTTTAGAGGCATTTTGTTTGAATAGTCACTGTCTTTCTTGATATACGTATTAATAATAACTTCTTCGATATTAGCTTTAACAGAATCTTTTTCCTGTGCGAAAGTCAACATAGAACCTAACATAGAGGCACAGATCAGTACATTTTTCATGAAACGCAAATTTTTTGCAAATATATTGTTTTTAATTATTCTAAATAAATTAGTTAATTGATATTTATCATACAATTAATATCCGGTGAATAACAAAAAACCGCTCCAGGTTGTGCTGGAGCGGTTTATATGATTAAAATTTTGTTTCTTATGCCGGAATTTCACCTTTATACAGGAACGAAATAATTTCTTTATTCAGTTTGTCTATCATTTCGCTGAACAGGTGGAAAGATTCCTGCTTGTAAATGACAAGCGGGTCTTTCTGCTCGTACACAGCACCTTGGGAAGATTTTCTCAGGTCGTCCATTTCACGAAGGTGAAGCTTCCAGTTTTCATCGATGATCGATAAGGTGATGTTCTTTTCAAAATCGTTGATCAGGCTTTCACACTGGGATTCGTATGCTTCTTTAAGATCAGTAACAATTGTCATTGTTTTGTGCCCGTCTGTAAACGGAACCTGGATCATTTTAAACATGGATCCCTGGTTCTGGTATACATTTTCAATAATCGGGAATGATTTTTCTTTCAGTAAGTTCAGCTTCATCTGATAATCTTCCTGAGCTGCCTTGAACAGGATATTGGTAAGGTCCTGAACGGTCTTGTTACCGAAATCATTTTCAGAAACAGGGGAAGCCATGGTGAAGTGTTTGATGACTTCAAATTCAAAATCCTTATAGTTTCCTGTTGCTTTTCCTTTGGTTACGATAGAATTCGCAACATCGAAAATCATATTCGTAATATCATATTTCAGGTGGTCTCCGAACAGGGCATTCTTTCTTCTCTTGTAGATAACGTCACGCTGTTTGTTCATTACGTCATCATATTCCAGAAGCCTTTTTCTGGTTCCGAAGTTATTTTCCTCCACTTTCTTCTGAGCTCTTTCAATCGATTTGCTGATCATGGAATGCTGAATGACTTCACCTTCCTTGTGGCCCATTCTGTCCATCATTTTTGCAATTCTTTCAGAACCGAAAAGACGCATCAGGTTGTCTTCCAGGGAAACATAGAACTGTGAGCTTCCCGGATCTCCCTGACGTCCCGCTCTACCTCTCAGCTGTCTGTCAACACGCCTAGAATCATGCCTTTCTGTACCGATGATGGCTAAACCTCCGGCTTCTTTTACTTCTTTGGTCAGCTTGATATCCGTACCACGGCCCGCCATGTTGGTAGCAATGGTTACCACGCCCGGCTGTCCGGCTCCTGCCACAATTTCCGCTTCCTTTTTGTGGAGTTTCGCGTTCAGTACCTGGTGTGGGATTTTTCTTAACTGTAATGCTTTTGATAATAACTGAGAGATTTCAACAGATGTTGTACCTACCAGTACAGGTCTCCTTGCAGCTGTTAATTTTTCAATTTCTTCAATTACCGCGTTATATTTTTCTCTGTTGGTTTTAAAAACCAAATCCTGCTTGTCGTCTCTTAAAATTACACGGTTGGTCGGGATTACCACAACATCCAGTTTGTAGATCTCCCAAAGTTCGCCGGCCTCCGTTTCGGCAGTACCGGTCATCCCCGCAAGTTTGTTGTACATACGGAAATAGTTCTGGAGCGTTACCGTTGCAAACGTCTGCGTTGCCGCTTCGATTTTCACGTTTTCTTTCGCTTCGATTGCCTGGTGGAGACCGTCTGAATATCGTCTGCCTTCCATAATACGGCCGGTCTGTTCATCAACGATTTTCACTTCGCCGTCAATAACCACATATTCATCATCTTTTTCAAATAATGTATAAGCCTTCAGCAGCTGGCTCATGGTGTGAACCCTCTCGGATTTTTCGGCAAAGTCGGCAAAAAGCTGTTCTTTAGCTTCAAATTCTTCTTCCTTAGATAAATTTTTAGCTTCAACTTCTGCTATTTCTGTCCCGATATCCGGAAGAACGAAGAAATTGTTGTCTTCATTTCCCTGGGACATATATTCAACCCCTTTATCTGTAAGGTCTACCTGGTTGTTTTTTTCTTCAATGACGAAATAGAGGTCTTTGTCTACAATCGGCATATCACGGTTGTTGTCCTGCATATACTGTGCTTCGGTTTTCTGAAGCAATGCACGGTTTCCGCTCTCTGACAAAAATTTAATCAGCTGTCTGTTTTTAGGAAGGCCTCTGTATGCCTGAAGCAGTTTGAACCCTCCTTCTTTATTCTTTCCTGCAGCAATCAATTTTTTAGCTTCGTTGAAAATGGCAGAAACGGTTTTTCTCTGTACCTCAACAATCCTGTCGATGGAAGGCTTAAGAACATCGAATTCCTGCCGGTCTCCCTGAGGAACCGGCCCGGAAATAATCAACGGGGTCCTGGCGTCATCCACCAATACGGAATCGACCTCATCCACGATGGCAAAGTTCAGTTCTCTCTGTACTAGTTCGGAAGGTGAGGTCACCATATTATCCCTCAGGTAATCGAACCCGAATTCATTGTTGGTTCCATAGGTAATATCTGAATTGTACGCGCTTCTTCTTCCGTCTGAATTCGGCTGGTGGTTATCGATACAGTCAATGGACATACCGTGGAACTGGTACAAGGGTCCCATCCATGCGGAGTCCCTTTTTGCCAGATAGTCGTTTACCGTTACTACGTGGACGCCTCTTCCCGGAAGTGCATTCAGGAAAATGGGTAAGGTACCCACTAAGGTTTTACCTTCACCGGTTGCCATTTCAGCAATTTTACCGCTGTGAAGGATCACTCCTCCGATAAACTGTACATCATAATGCACCATATCCCATACTACCGGCGTTCCGGCAGCATTCCATGAGTTTTTCCAGATGGCAGTATCTCCCTGGATTTCAATGAAGTCTTTTCCGGCAGCGGCCAGTTTTCTGTCCCAGTCGCTTGCCTTAATGCGGATTTCTCCGTTTTGTGCCCATCTTCTTGCCGTTTCCTTTACCAAAGCGAAAACTTCAGGAAGGATCTGAAGAAGGACTTTTTCTTCAACTTCATATGATTCTTTTTTAAGAGATTCAATTTTAGAGAAAAGCGCTTCTTTTTCGTCAACGTTTTCTGAATTTTTTATCTGCTCCTGGATCTGTTCTATCTGAGCTGTGATTTTACCGGTTGCAGATTTGATATTTTCTTTAAACTCAGCAGTCTTCTCTCTCAAACCGTCATCAGACAATTGCTGGATATCAGGTTCAACAGCTTTGATTTTTGTTACAACTTTTTTTACTTCTTTTAGGTCCTGCGCTTTCTTGTCTCCCAAAAACCCTTTTAGAACTTTGTTTAAAAAACTCATAAATTTTTTGCTTTATGCTTAAAATGGTATCCTTTAAGCGTTTTTAATAACACTTATCGTGTAAATTTGATATGTGAAAAGGGCAAAAAAGCTCTAAGCGAGGCTTAAAGCTTATTGCTTCCCATTAATATTCGTCTTCGTTCCAAAGATAATCTTCGTCCGTAGGATAATCACTCCAGATCTCATCGATCGCATCATAGATTTCCCCTTCATCTTCAATTGCCTGAAGATTTTCTACTACTTCCATCGGTGCACCAGTTCGGATTGCATAGTCGATAAGCTCTGCCTTAGTCATTGGCCATGGTGCGTCACTTAAATATGAAGCTAATTCTAATGTCCAGTACATAATTTTCTAATTTTTGCAAAAGTATAAAAATAGCTTATATTATACGCTTTTTTATACCTGATTTTCAATTCTTTTTATTAATTTTTACTCATTGTCTTTCGGAGCTGCTGTTACAGCCCTGAAGGCCACCTGATTGTTGTCATTTTCTCAAAAACCATTCCACAAATTTTTTTATGCCATTTTGGAAGTTTGTGTCAGGTTTGTAGCCGATTAGTGTCCTGGCTTTGGTAATATCGGCATTGGTTTTCTGTACATCTCCGGGCTGCATTGGCAGATTTTTTCTGATGGCAGATTTTCCCAGCGCATTTTCTATGGACGATACCATGGTGTTCAGTGTGACAACCTGATTTTCCCCGAGATTCAGGATTTCATAGACCTGTAGATTCCTTTCCAGATATATGATGGATTTTGTAATCCCGTCAATAATATCATCAATATAGGTGTAATCCCTTGCCGTCGTCCCGTCGCCGTAAAATGGGATTTCCTGGTTTTCCGAAATTAATTCAGTGAATTTATGAATGGCCAGATCCGGCCTCTGCCTCGGTCCGTACACGGTGAAAAAACGCAGCTGGATCATATCCATATCATATAAATGGTGATAGACGTGGCCTAAAATTTCACCGCATCTCTTTGTTGCAGCGTACGGGGAAATAGGATGGTCTACCGCATCGGTTTCAGAAAAAGGGATCTTCCGGTTGTTTCCGTAAACACTCGAAGAGGAAGCACATACAAATTTTTTAATCTGAAAATCTTTGCCCAGCTCCCACAGGTTCTGGGTTCCGCGGATATTGACTTCCTCATAATCCAGCGGCCTTTCTATAGAAGGCCTTACACCTGCAAGTGCTGCCAGGTGGATAATTAAATCAATTTTATGGGTTTTAAATATCTCTTCAAGCCCCTTTTTATCACGGATATCCTGGTAATACAGGCAGAATGAGTCAGATTCTGTAAGCGAAACCAGTTCCCGGATATCTTTTTCCTTTTCAGAAAATTCAAAATCCGAAAAGCGCTGAACAGAATCTAATGTATTTTTAATTTTTATGCGATAATCATAGAAATCATCAAAATTATCAATACTGATGACAGAATGTCCTTTTTTCAGCAATTGTTCAACTAAGTGGGAACCAATAAAACCGCTTCCGCCGGTGACAAGATATTTCATCCGTATGTTTTTCTTCCCACAAAAATATAAATTTACTTCGTGAAAAATATAATCTGTAAATTTACTTAAAAAAGTAATATAAAATTAATATGCAGTTTCAGGGACAAATTTTAAAAATGACATGCTTCAATGATGAGCCGATCCAGTATTATCTTAACCTTTCAGGGGATCTGATCCATATGAATGAGCTGTTCGGGAAAGACCTCACAATAAAGCATACCGGATTCCAGTGTGTAAACTGCCAGCAGGACAGGCCGGTCTACAGGATGGGGTTCTGCAAAAACTGTTTTTTCGAAAGTCCTTATGCAAGCGGTACGATCATCCGTCCCGAACTCTCCACGGCACATCTCGGAATTGCAGAACGTGACCTGGAAGTGGAAAAACACATTCAATTGCAGCCGCATACCGTTTATCTGGCCTATACGGGGGAAGTGAAAGTAGGCGTTACCAGAAATACGCAGATCCCTACACGGTGGATTGATCAGGGCGCGACTTTTGCTCTGCCTATCGCGAGAACGGAAAACCGGTATGAAGCAGGCATGATAGAAGTGGCTCTTAAACAGTATGTTCCTGATAAAACAAGCTGGAAGAAAATGCTTAAGGATGATCTGGAAGACGATGTAGACCTGGCGGATTTTCAACAGAAAATAAGGGAATATTTTCCTGAAGATTTCCGGAAATTCTACAGTGAAGGCGAAAATCTCTGGAAATTTGACTATCCTTTTGAGAAACCTGAAAAAGTAACATCATTTACCCTGGATAAGAGGCCTGAATTTACAGGAAAACTGATCGGAATCAAAGGACAGTATCTTAGCTTCGACGGCGGGGAATTTATCAATGTAAGAGGACATGAAGGTTATGTAATTGAATTGACAATATAAACTGACGTATTAATATCAAATCACAAGGATGAAAAAATGGGTTAAAAAGATATGCATTGGTCTTGGCATTATGCTTATCCTGGTCTTACTGGCTAATCTCGGACTGAATATCTGGCTTAAAACCCAGCTTCCAAAATATATCAAAAACAATACGGATTATAAAGTTTCCTATAAGCTGATGGAAGTTGACCTCCTGTCCGGGAATATTCTTTCGACAGGGATTACCGTAAACAGCAAAAACCCTCAGAATACCGATGCCATAGGGTTGCAGGGAACCATTGATACCCTGAAAATCAGCCGATTCGGAATCTATGATGCCATTTTCAATAAGCAGATCAACTCATCTGACCTGTTACTTGCCAAGCCTGATTTAAATATCATCCTCGCCAAACCGGCAGATACAAAAACGGGTAAAAAAAGAAACCCGGTTATGTTTGAAAATATCAGGATCCATAAAGGCAACATCAGTATTTTCAGGCATACGAAGCAAAAATTCATATCCGTAGAGGCTCTTGATCTGTATGTGGAAAACCTGCAGCTGACCGAAGAATCCGTAGAAAACCAGCTGCCTGTGGTTTTTGATAATTATAATATCAGAGGCAGGAATTTTTTTATACGTCCCGATAATGTCTATGCTTTACGGATTAATTCTATACAAACCACAAACGGGCAGGTATCAATCAATAATTTCCAGCTTGTCCCGGTACTTACGTTTGATCAGTTTAAAAAATACTATCCTAAAAAAACAGAACTTTTTCAGTTTGCTGCTAAAAAGATGGAGTTTAAAGATCTGGTATTGAAAAAAAACAAGGTAACACTTTCCCATGCTAACTTTTATGATCCGGATTTTGTAATCTATACAACCAATGCAGCTTCTGTAAAAATTAAAAAACCTTCTGATTTTGAGCTTAATCTTGAAGATATACGTCTTAAAAATGCGGTTGTCCGCATCATGAAGCCTGACGGCAAGAAGCTTCTGTACGCCAAGAATATCAATGCAGATGTCAATCAGCTGAAATTTGATAAGGAAACCCGCGAAGAGCTTATTCCGGTTGGTTATAAAGATTTCCGGTTGTCAGGGAGCGATATTTTATACTCCAATCATCAGGATTTTAATATCAAAAGCCTCAGTTTAAATCCAAAAAAAGGAGAACTGAAACAGATTACCGTTGTACCTAATGGTACTGCTGAAGGAAAAACGTCTATGGACTTGTCTGCTGAACTTGTTGCCTTTACAATTAATACATTGGAATTTGCAGACAAAAAGCTCAAGCTTGATATCAACGAAGTTCTTGCAGACAGGGTAAAAGGAACGGTTAAAGCCGGGGATGCTAAAAACAGTAAAAAAAGCGGTTCAAGCGGAATACAATTTCCGATTATTGTAAGAAAGGTGACGGTAAAAAATTCGGATATTACTTACGATAAAGATAACCGGCCTTTGAGTTTCAGCGGACTTAACGCTATGGTTAACGATATCCGCCTTGTTCCGAAAAAAGATAATTCCGGGATAGCGGTGAGTGTTAAGAATTACGTTCTCACTACCAATAATTTCCTTTACAAAACGCAGTTTTACCGGATGGCTGCCGGTTTTCTTAAGCTTAATGAAAAAAATGTCCAGATCAATAATTTTGAAATGGCACCGGTAGTTTCTAGGGCTCAGTTTATCAGGGCGATTCCTGTTGAAAGTGACCTTTATGATATCAAAGCCCGGCAGATCAGTGCAGACGGGACCTGGGACCTGTTCTCAGATCAGAAATCCATTAATGCTTCCCAAGTGATCATTCAGTCTGCCGATGCCAATATTTTCAGGAGTAAAATCCCTAAGGATGACCCTAAAGAGAAACCTTTGTATTCAAGGCTGCTCCGGTCGCTGAAGATTCCGCTGTCTGTCAATACACTTACCCTGAAAGATTCAAAACTGGTGTATGAAGAAGATACTCCCGAAAGCGCGGGCCCGGGAAAACTTACGTTCAGCAATTTTAATATGAATGTCAGAAACCTCAATTCAGCAAAAATGAAAGGGAAGCCGACAAAAGTTGATATCAGGATCAGCTGCTCATTCATGGATCTTGCGCCGCTCACTGTAAACTGGAATTTTGATGTTGCAGATCAGCGGGACTTATTTACTATTTCAGGCAAAATTACCGGCCTTCCTGCACGGGGCATCAACCCTTTCATCCGTCCTTACCTTCACGTAAGTGCTACAGGGAACATCCAGGAAATGCTTTTCAATTTCAGGGGAAGCCCAAAAGGGCTGAACGGTGATTTTAATCTCAGGCACAAGGATCTGAAGGTTGCCATTCTGGATAAAGACAACCGTGAGAAAAAAGGATTGCTGTCTGCTGTTGCCAATCTGCTGGTAAAATCAGATTCCGGCAAGCTCCCTGAAGATGTGAAGGTGGAAGATGTGGAAAGGGATGCTACAAAATCATTTTTTAACTTATTCTGGAAAGGAATAGAGCAGGGATTGAAGAAAACCCTTATCGGAATCAACATCGGCGGCGGGACAAAAACACCGGATAATGGCAATGCTGCAAAAAAAGATATCAAACCATCTGCCGCTCCGGATAAGAAGGCATCAGATAAAACGGAAATAAAAGCGGAAGGAGAGAAAAATAAAAAACCTTTTCTGAAAGGCATCTTCAGGAAAAAAGAGAAAGAAAACCCCGGAACCAAATAGCTCCGGGGTTTAAGTTATGAATCAAGATCAAACTCTTCGTTTTCCAGGATAGGGATCTTACGCAGGAAATCATCAAATTCTTTAGGATAGTTGCTTCCTGCACCATAAGAATCAATCATCATTCCCAGGTTGCCGTCAGTATCTTTAATTACATAAAGGACAGCATTGTCATCCGGATTGCTCGGTCCTTCGAAACGGTAGGTCTTTACGATGGTCAGTTCGTCAGGCTGGTATTTTTTTTCAGAATTTTCAAATTTCATTTCACCTTCTTCATTCATTCTGAATTCCCTGTGGATCCCTCTTTGTGTCAGTCTTGTCATCACCTGACTTAATGTCGTCATTTTATCGATATGTCCTTCCATAATATTATTTTTCCTTTAAGATACAATAATTAAACCACAGCGATAAAGAAAGGTATTTATATAGGAGATTAAACCGGAGCCAGTTAAGTGTTAACAAAATTTATAATACATATCATTCTTTGGGTATGCTTTTTGCAATAGAAAAATTAATAAATCAGACGAAATATGAAAAAAGAGGTCGGAGTTTTACTGGCAGGGGGAGTTGGTCTTTTGGCAGTATTAAGCATCATCGGTATCAAGAAAATATTAAATAAAAAAGATAAAAAGTATAACGATACCTACTCGGATTATTACAGGCATTTTGACAAAGACTCCTATGATGACGAATATCACGGAGTGGAATTCTATGCATTGAAATAGCAATACAAACAACAATAATAAACATTATCATATATAATCCATACCGTAAAGGCGATGGATTTTTTTGTGTAAAATTTGTTGTTAAAAAGCATTGTTTATTAATGTGCCGTTTTATCTTTACAGATTGATGCAGAACGAAAATATAATTAAAGGTCAGGGAGCTCAGCGAAATGTGGTCAACCGTTTCG
The sequence above is a segment of the Chryseobacterium sp. JJR-5R genome. Coding sequences within it:
- a CDS encoding GDP-mannose 4,6-dehydratase; translation: MKYLVTGGSGFIGSHLVEQLLKKGHSVISIDNFDDFYDYRIKIKNTLDSVQRFSDFEFSEKEKDIRELVSLTESDSFCLYYQDIRDKKGLEEIFKTHKIDLIIHLAALAGVRPSIERPLDYEEVNIRGTQNLWELGKDFQIKKFVCASSSSVYGNNRKIPFSETDAVDHPISPYAATKRCGEILGHVYHHLYDMDMIQLRFFTVYGPRQRPDLAIHKFTELISENQEIPFYGDGTTARDYTYIDDIIDGITKSIIYLERNLQVYEILNLGENQVVTLNTMVSSIENALGKSAIRKNLPMQPGDVQKTNADITKARTLIGYKPDTNFQNGIKKFVEWFLRK
- a CDS encoding DUF2797 domain-containing protein, with product MQFQGQILKMTCFNDEPIQYYLNLSGDLIHMNELFGKDLTIKHTGFQCVNCQQDRPVYRMGFCKNCFFESPYASGTIIRPELSTAHLGIAERDLEVEKHIQLQPHTVYLAYTGEVKVGVTRNTQIPTRWIDQGATFALPIARTENRYEAGMIEVALKQYVPDKTSWKKMLKDDLEDDVDLADFQQKIREYFPEDFRKFYSEGENLWKFDYPFEKPEKVTSFTLDKRPEFTGKLIGIKGQYLSFDGGEFINVRGHEGYVIELTI
- a CDS encoding TonB-dependent receptor, whose protein sequence is MKNVLICASMLGSMLTFAQEKDSVKANIEEVIINTYIKKDSDYSNKMPLKAIEDPQVFSSINRTILENQAIFTIDDAYRNVTGLQKMWTATSRAGDGGSFVVLRGFPSNNSLRNGLVSPVTTTIDAINIERLEVLKGPSGTLYGSNVASYGGLINRITKKPFDSFEGQVSLMGGSYNTYRAQADVNAPLTKDKKLLFRINTAYTNEGTFQKTDAKNSYFAFTPSLTYNVNDRLQFNVEYEMFNTRAVGDPFFFYLSPALGVDNMKDLEKKGLNYKESYIGDDLYTTARVNNIFGQINYKINDNIKSSTNINSSSSYSDGFGPYFSVGLATDNSLTVSRFDQGTRDSRKKYFQAQQNFNFDYTFGNGMRNRTVVGFDYLKTKDRSRYIYLTVSGAGSFNNPVPANGADYSDFNGTVLGNLYGNPSNIGNFDSDADINTYSGYISNVFTPVTGLNIVFGLRYESNNAKEGKYFMSVVEGYNQSAWSPKAGLVYQIIPDKFSVFGNYQNSFKSNGYYTQDFAGSIALADPERANQFEGGFKANLINGKINASVSYYDIKVKNLLIGTGQFTPTGTSVQTQAGETHSKGVELEVNAYLIKGFSLIGGIAYNDIKDVASGLRPSTGGSPWLANFNASYQFLDGKFKGFGVGIGGNYASENKIFNQLNPVTSNIDKFTLPTYFVLNANAFYDAKKFRIGVKVDNFTNQHYWIGYTTANPQKLINALGTVTYKF
- a CDS encoding DUF2795 domain-containing protein, which translates into the protein MYWTLELASYLSDAPWPMTKAELIDYAIRTGAPMEVVENLQAIEDEGEIYDAIDEIWSDYPTDEDYLWNEDEY
- the secA gene encoding preprotein translocase subunit SecA, which codes for MSFLNKVLKGFLGDKKAQDLKEVKKVVTKIKAVEPDIQQLSDDGLREKTAEFKENIKSATGKITAQIEQIQEQIKNSENVDEKEALFSKIESLKKESYEVEEKVLLQILPEVFALVKETARRWAQNGEIRIKASDWDRKLAAAGKDFIEIQGDTAIWKNSWNAAGTPVVWDMVHYDVQFIGGVILHSGKIAEMATGEGKTLVGTLPIFLNALPGRGVHVVTVNDYLAKRDSAWMGPLYQFHGMSIDCIDNHQPNSDGRRSAYNSDITYGTNNEFGFDYLRDNMVTSPSELVQRELNFAIVDEVDSVLVDDARTPLIISGPVPQGDRQEFDVLKPSIDRIVEVQRKTVSAIFNEAKKLIAAGKNKEGGFKLLQAYRGLPKNRQLIKFLSESGNRALLQKTEAQYMQDNNRDMPIVDKDLYFVIEEKNNQVDLTDKGVEYMSQGNEDNNFFVLPDIGTEIAEVEAKNLSKEEEFEAKEQLFADFAEKSERVHTMSQLLKAYTLFEKDDEYVVIDGEVKIVDEQTGRIMEGRRYSDGLHQAIEAKENVKIEAATQTFATVTLQNYFRMYNKLAGMTGTAETEAGELWEIYKLDVVVIPTNRVILRDDKQDLVFKTNREKYNAVIEEIEKLTAARRPVLVGTTSVEISQLLSKALQLRKIPHQVLNAKLHKKEAEIVAGAGQPGVVTIATNMAGRGTDIKLTKEVKEAGGLAIIGTERHDSRRVDRQLRGRAGRQGDPGSSQFYVSLEDNLMRLFGSERIAKMMDRMGHKEGEVIQHSMISKSIERAQKKVEENNFGTRKRLLEYDDVMNKQRDVIYKRRKNALFGDHLKYDITNMIFDVANSIVTKGKATGNYKDFEFEVIKHFTMASPVSENDFGNKTVQDLTNILFKAAQEDYQMKLNLLKEKSFPIIENVYQNQGSMFKMIQVPFTDGHKTMTIVTDLKEAYESQCESLINDFEKNITLSIIDENWKLHLREMDDLRKSSQGAVYEQKDPLVIYKQESFHLFSEMIDKLNKEIISFLYKGEIPA